Proteins from one Romboutsia sp. CE17 genomic window:
- a CDS encoding YvrJ family protein — protein sequence MMNSEIQILIASVGFPIALSMYLLVRIEGNLQALSDSINELPKNIISMK from the coding sequence ATGATGAATTCAGAGATTCAAATTCTTATAGCTTCTGTTGGCTTTCCTATTGCTCTTAGCATGTATTTGCTTGTTAGGATAGAAGGCAATCTTCAGGCTCTATCTGATAGTATTAATGAATTGCCTAAAAATATAATTAGTATGAAATAA
- a CDS encoding Mor transcription activator family protein encodes MLEQLTKEDLPDGVMDIVDTIGIDAFKGLVRLAGGSNLYIPNESSLVKSYRNKKIREEFNGDYKVISRKFGISEVQVRNIVNLKDV; translated from the coding sequence ATGTTGGAACAATTAACTAAAGAGGATCTACCTGATGGAGTTATGGATATTGTCGATACTATAGGTATTGATGCTTTTAAAGGTTTGGTAAGACTTGCTGGAGGTAGTAATTTATATATTCCTAATGAGAGTAGTCTTGTTAAGTCTTATAGGAATAAAAAGATTAGAGAAGAATTTAATGGAGATTATAAGGTTATTTCTAGGAAGTTTGGGATTAGTGAGGTTCAGGTTAGAAATATTGTTAATTTAAAAGATGTATAG
- a CDS encoding McrC family protein, with amino-acid sequence MRHITIHECYDKLKITKEESTTSITYKEADELNRYIESKKLDKTNIIWSRDSVLFINYVGFIKLSTVSIEILPKIDINRNDHEGSREALLSMLNKSGIINFNYSDLGMLSIYKMNLEEILALIFSKTLHNQLVRGPYLEYINVEENSKALKGSVFVKEHIKNISRCRSDVFCKFEEFSINNTLNQIFNTCIKKTIRNIKNSETLKILSHINVVFSEVGYIDVNNKKILDYKFNRLNSRFEPSLLLAKMILNGFSSVGNKGDDKSFAILFEMNDVYEKYITNLLRLNLSKYSVHSQHNKYKLLKNEKTDRDIFSLKPDIVIEIDGKEKLIIDTKWKKIDKNSNRHGVKRDDFYQMYAYLTRYKESKSAILLYPSIGDESYEYLESWYLDENEDKKIRVYAVSLDEEEKAINTLKSIVENNI; translated from the coding sequence ATGAGACATATAACTATTCATGAATGTTATGATAAACTTAAAATTACAAAAGAAGAATCAACTACATCAATAACATATAAAGAAGCTGATGAGCTTAATAGATATATAGAAAGTAAAAAGTTGGATAAAACTAATATAATATGGTCAAGAGATAGTGTACTTTTTATAAACTACGTTGGATTTATAAAGTTATCAACTGTATCTATAGAGATATTACCTAAGATTGATATAAATAGAAATGACCACGAAGGTAGTAGAGAAGCTTTACTTAGTATGCTTAATAAAAGTGGAATAATAAATTTTAATTATTCAGATCTAGGTATGCTTAGTATATATAAAATGAATTTAGAAGAAATATTAGCATTAATATTTTCTAAAACTCTTCATAATCAGTTGGTAAGAGGACCGTATTTAGAGTATATTAATGTAGAAGAAAATAGTAAAGCTTTAAAAGGAAGTGTATTTGTTAAAGAGCATATTAAAAATATATCTAGATGTAGAAGTGATGTATTTTGTAAATTTGAAGAGTTTTCTATAAATAATACCTTAAATCAAATATTTAATACTTGTATAAAAAAGACTATTAGAAATATAAAAAATTCAGAAACTTTAAAAATATTAAGTCATATAAATGTGGTATTTTCTGAAGTTGGATATATTGACGTAAACAATAAAAAGATATTAGATTATAAGTTTAATAGGCTAAATTCTAGATTCGAGCCAAGTTTATTATTAGCTAAGATGATCTTAAATGGATTTTCATCTGTTGGAAATAAAGGAGATGATAAATCATTTGCTATATTGTTTGAGATGAATGATGTATATGAAAAATATATAACTAATTTACTTAGATTAAATTTAAGTAAATATAGTGTTCATTCTCAACATAATAAGTATAAGTTATTGAAAAATGAAAAAACTGATAGAGATATATTTTCACTTAAACCAGATATTGTTATAGAGATTGATGGTAAGGAAAAGTTAATTATAGATACTAAGTGGAAAAAGATTGATAAAAACTCAAATAGACATGGTGTGAAAAGAGATGATTTTTATCAGATGTATGCTTATTTAACTAGATATAAAGAGTCTAAAAGTGCTATTTTATTATATCCTAGTATAGGTGATGAAAGTTATGAGTATTTAGAGTCTTGGTATTTAGATGAAAATGAAGATAAAAAGATAAGGGTGTATGCTGTAAGTCTTGATGAGGAAGAGAAAGCTATAAATACTCTGAAGTCTATTGTAGAAAATAATATTTAA
- a CDS encoding GNAT family N-acetyltransferase has product MKLKVGKLSEEQAIQVSKWKYEGEYEIYNLPDWDTMIKEQYSLCDEVKREQFTSFVNEENELIGFTNLLDEGSNIFFGIGVNPKYCNKGIGKSITKLALDECKSKYPNKPVILEVRTWNIRAVNCYKSQGFEIVEVKHQETYIGKGEFYVMKCLNK; this is encoded by the coding sequence ATGAAATTAAAAGTTGGGAAGTTAAGTGAAGAACAAGCAATACAAGTATCAAAATGGAAATATGAAGGCGAGTATGAGATTTATAATTTACCTGACTGGGATACTATGATTAAAGAACAGTATTCATTATGTGACGAGGTAAAGAGAGAGCAATTTACATCATTTGTAAACGAAGAAAATGAGCTAATAGGATTTACAAACTTATTAGATGAGGGTAGTAATATATTTTTTGGTATCGGTGTAAATCCTAAATACTGCAATAAAGGTATAGGAAAAAGTATTACAAAATTAGCATTAGATGAATGTAAAAGTAAATATCCAAATAAACCTGTAATATTAGAAGTTCGAACATGGAATATAAGAGCTGTTAATTGTTATAAATCTCAAGGTTTTGAGATTGTAGAAGTTAAGCATCAAGAAACTTATATTGGTAAAGGTGAATTCTATGTTATGAAATGTTTAAATAAATAG
- a CDS encoding cyclase family protein encodes MIVDITQTTQIGKVYRAGSKPLEVESVKRYSRSGSEYTTINFSCDVHNMGTHIDVMGADVEIENNRLISEGIKFDVSNITDRPIELSDLDISRIKEGVYVFFQTNWDEYIDDDEKYSNHPEISMEVIEYLVDKKVNMIGIDTLGLGLRRNHGIIDEYLAKNKIYGIENLCNLKSIPDENFKVYCLPIKVEGIDALPARVLVEF; translated from the coding sequence ATGATAGTAGATATAACACAAACAACTCAGATTGGAAAAGTATATAGAGCAGGTTCAAAGCCATTAGAAGTAGAGAGCGTAAAGAGATATTCTAGAAGTGGAAGTGAATATACTACAATAAACTTTTCTTGTGATGTTCATAACATGGGAACTCATATAGATGTAATGGGAGCAGATGTAGAAATAGAAAATAATAGACTTATATCAGAAGGTATAAAGTTTGATGTTTCTAATATAACAGATAGACCTATTGAATTAAGTGATTTAGATATTTCTCGTATTAAAGAGGGAGTATATGTATTCTTTCAAACTAACTGGGATGAATATATAGATGATGATGAAAAATATAGCAACCATCCTGAAATTTCTATGGAAGTAATTGAATATCTAGTGGATAAAAAAGTTAATATGATAGGAATAGATACTTTAGGTTTAGGTTTGAGACGAAACCACGGTATTATAGATGAGTACTTAGCAAAAAATAAAATCTATGGTATAGAAAACTTATGCAACTTAAAAAGTATACCTGATGAAAATTTTAAAGTATATTGCTTACCTATAAAAGTCGAGGGGATAGATGCTCTTCCAGCTAGGGTACTAGTAGAATTTTAA
- a CDS encoding ATP-binding protein, with the protein MNSTKVIVHKKFLKKNLTQNESFSKSISRFIDNSLIAKEKFISAQNPCLITISTKENKITINDNSGGIDSNKTENDIFKLDINSNKKSDGNGMKLSFFTIGNRIDIFSNNKTSSRILWLDLDSKDEELKVHSDVCEFDFNKPEGTTIIISKLESKFIKLIGKKNFVNDLIKELGIRYRMYIDKGLASIEVNGVLVESVNINGKLLVSNKLLNNYNVTLYKGLDKSSSGIEVFINNLMRYDKEEGKSHSSWKKLTRHKYSFKNCVVVVSCDVDQSKFEKDKDKLFTEIISLIKQNKKNFKNNTVIIQFEIPIVLAEVLMEHFEVDTAKDLGVKGINCLSEIYKNNKGNF; encoded by the coding sequence TTGAATAGTACTAAAGTTATTGTACACAAAAAATTTTTAAAGAAGAATTTAACTCAAAATGAATCTTTTTCCAAGTCAATCAGTAGATTTATTGATAACTCATTAATAGCTAAGGAAAAATTTATATCAGCGCAAAATCCTTGCCTTATTACTATAAGTACTAAAGAAAATAAAATTACTATAAATGATAATAGTGGAGGCATAGATAGTAATAAAACTGAGAATGATATCTTCAAATTAGATATCAATAGTAATAAAAAGTCTGATGGAAATGGTATGAAATTATCTTTCTTTACTATAGGAAACAGAATCGACATATTTTCTAATAATAAGACTTCTTCCAGAATACTCTGGCTTGATCTAGATTCAAAAGATGAAGAATTAAAAGTTCACAGTGATGTTTGTGAATTTGATTTTAATAAACCAGAAGGTACAACTATTATTATTAGTAAACTAGAATCTAAATTTATAAAATTAATAGGAAAAAAAAATTTTGTAAATGATCTTATTAAAGAATTGGGCATTCGATATAGAATGTATATAGACAAAGGTTTGGCATCTATTGAAGTAAATGGAGTTCTGGTAGAAAGTGTTAATATTAATGGAAAGCTTTTAGTATCAAATAAACTGTTAAATAATTATAATGTAACATTATATAAAGGTTTAGATAAATCTTCATCTGGTATAGAAGTATTTATTAATAATCTCATGAGATATGATAAGGAAGAGGGCAAATCCCACTCTTCATGGAAGAAGCTAACTAGACATAAATATAGCTTTAAGAATTGTGTAGTAGTAGTTTCATGTGATGTCGATCAATCAAAATTTGAAAAAGATAAAGATAAATTGTTTACTGAAATCATAAGCTTAATCAAACAAAATAAAAAAAATTTTAAAAATAATACTGTTATTATCCAGTTTGAAATTCCAATAGTCCTTGCAGAAGTATTAATGGAACATTTTGAAGTTGATACTGCTAAAGATCTTGGTGTTAAAGGCATAAATTGCCTTTCTGAAATTTACAAAAATAATAAGGGTAATTTCTAG
- a CDS encoding McrB family protein, which produces MKQLEQDRLIEILEFLKVYSNEPYRNPANETNKIEKAKLENLKSKGQNALSLFKDMCTYLEDENYKKKVSSKWLDGSNRYVRNYLWAEIKHKDKKHLPSSISVVAENKYEQVKFMIYVEIRDEGSSEEDYVRHNKFLDEIDFDKEDMEYFGVTKDGMLFNELSKFEIKKYIQTSMNRENERIRVGKSFTYDVVRDNGDKYIFTAMKDTMNILKKYYEIAVQEGDRIDMDTTKNNNGPKNVILYGPPGTGKTYNVCNKALEIIDYDKYKDIINAPNKRDEVVKEFNRIKEDGLIGFCTFHQSYSYEDFVEGLRSDGSGGFTPKDGIFKQLCKNASIKSQKEIISYNPLENKTKNYVLIIDEINRGNISKIFGELITLIEEDKRIGDKNELKVTLPYSNESFGVPNNLYIIGTMNTADRSIALLDTALRRRFDFIEYMPNEELLSKDVEGINVSKLLKTINDRIEFLLDRDHKIGHAYFIKENLSFEDLVLIIKNKVIPLLQEYFYDDFEKIDMILGGSGKNGDNDYLLNKSIIKASSLFKSNQGAMYPDQVKYSVVERPSKKAFIRIYEEIKYETLDSNINLSNEE; this is translated from the coding sequence GTGAAGCAACTTGAACAAGACAGACTAATAGAAATACTGGAGTTTTTAAAAGTATATTCAAATGAGCCGTATAGAAATCCAGCAAACGAGACTAATAAAATAGAAAAAGCAAAACTAGAAAATTTAAAATCTAAAGGTCAAAATGCATTATCTTTATTCAAAGATATGTGTACATATTTAGAGGATGAAAATTATAAGAAAAAAGTATCTTCAAAGTGGCTAGATGGAAGCAATAGATATGTAAGAAACTACTTGTGGGCAGAGATAAAACATAAAGATAAAAAGCATCTACCAAGTAGTATATCAGTAGTTGCAGAAAATAAATATGAACAAGTAAAATTCATGATATATGTAGAGATAAGAGACGAAGGTTCTAGTGAAGAGGATTATGTAAGGCATAATAAATTTTTAGATGAAATTGATTTTGATAAAGAAGATATGGAGTATTTTGGAGTTACCAAGGATGGAATGCTATTTAATGAACTTAGTAAATTTGAAATAAAAAAATATATCCAAACATCTATGAATAGAGAAAATGAAAGAATACGTGTAGGTAAATCTTTTACTTATGATGTGGTTAGGGATAATGGAGATAAATATATATTTACTGCTATGAAGGATACTATGAATATATTAAAGAAATACTATGAAATAGCAGTACAAGAAGGGGATAGAATAGATATGGATACAACTAAAAATAACAATGGTCCTAAGAATGTAATATTATATGGTCCTCCTGGAACAGGTAAGACTTATAACGTTTGTAATAAAGCTTTAGAAATAATAGATTATGACAAATATAAAGATATTATAAATGCCCCAAATAAAAGAGATGAAGTAGTAAAAGAATTTAATAGGATAAAAGAGGATGGACTAATAGGATTTTGTACATTCCATCAATCATATTCATATGAAGATTTTGTAGAAGGTCTAAGAAGTGATGGTAGTGGAGGATTTACTCCAAAGGATGGTATATTTAAACAATTATGTAAAAATGCATCTATTAAATCACAAAAAGAGATTATATCATATAATCCTTTAGAAAATAAAACTAAAAACTATGTACTTATAATAGATGAAATAAATAGAGGAAATATATCTAAAATATTTGGAGAGCTTATAACTCTTATAGAAGAAGATAAGAGAATAGGAGATAAAAATGAATTAAAGGTAACTCTTCCATATTCTAATGAATCTTTTGGAGTACCAAACAATTTATACATAATAGGAACTATGAATACAGCAGATAGGTCTATTGCACTTTTAGATACGGCACTTAGAAGAAGATTTGACTTTATAGAGTACATGCCCAATGAAGAGTTACTTTCAAAAGATGTAGAAGGGATAAATGTATCTAAATTACTAAAAACTATAAATGATAGAATTGAGTTTTTACTTGATAGAGATCATAAAATAGGACATGCATATTTTATAAAAGAAAATTTAAGTTTTGAAGATCTTGTATTAATTATAAAAAATAAAGTTATTCCTTTACTTCAAGAGTATTTCTATGATGATTTTGAAAAAATAGATATGATACTAGGTGGAAGTGGAAAGAATGGAGATAACGACTACTTATTAAATAAATCAATTATTAAAGCAAGTAGTCTATTTAAAAGTAATCAAGGGGCTATGTATCCAGATCAAGTTAAGTATAGTGTGGTAGAAAGGCCTAGTAAAAAAGCGTTTATAAGAATATATGAAGAAATAAAATATGAAACTTTAGATAGTAATATAAACTTATCAAATGAGGAATAG